The following DNA comes from Verrucomicrobiales bacterium.
ACCGAAGCTCTCGATGCTGGCGATGATCAGTTTTTACAGAATTTGTCGAGGGGAGCACAAAATTGAGACGTAATAACCTTTGTTCAATCCGTGGTGATTACGGCCTGGGAACCCATGTGTGTTGAGGACAAAACGAGATACGAATCAACTGATCAATGGGGAGAGATATTACATTTCTGCCACCTTCAATAGATACAGATTCCTCCGTAAGAGTGAACTGTGAAGATCGAAACCCGGCGCATCTGCCGCCCCGCGGGCAGAGCCATGTAGAGTTATGGCCGTCCACGGTCAGCGTAGGTGGAGATCCCGAGTACGATCATTTTATGTATGCCGCCATGGCGGCCGACACCCATCGCAACGACTTTTTTTTGAGGACGTTCCAACGAAGCCTGAAAGGGTTGACGGTGGTTGACGTCGGGACAGGGCAACGAGCGACACTCGCCCTATTAGCCTTACAAGCGGGCGCACGCAAGGTGTACGCGATTGAGCTTCTCGAAAAGCCTGCTTACCGAGCAGCCTCACTGGTCAGGGAACTAGGGCTGAGTGATCGCATTTCGGTAATCTGGGGTGACGCCCAAGCGATCCATCTTCCGGAACCAGTAGACGCGTGCATCTCGGACAACCTGGGAAACATCGGGGGAGCGGAGGGGTGGGATTTGCTGCTTAAGTCGGCTCGGCATTTGGTCAAACCCGGGGGGCGGTTCATACCTGGCCGGTGCCAGACTTTAGTGGCAGGTGTTCAAATGCCCCGGTCCCTCGTCAATAATCCCCGCTTCAACCCAGTGGCACGCTATTACGCAAGCCGCCTCTTCGAGCGAGCAGGCTATCGGTTTGATCTCCGACTGGCCGTTTCGGGACTCCAACGATCGATGATTAATTCCACCGCGGATGTATTCGAGGAAATCGACTTTAATGGGGAACCGGTTCACGAGTCGCGGGAAGAGATAGCGTTAACCATTTTGCGTGATTCCATGCTCGATGGGTTTGCGTTATGGGTGAGAGTCGAAACTATTCCGGGAGAGACTTTTGAGTCACTCGACAAAAGCACGGCATCCTGGATGCCGGTGTATTTCCCTGTGTTCGACCCTCCCATTTCCGTGCGAGCCGGGGACATCATCCGGGCCACGGCAAGCAGCAACTTAGCCGACGATCGGATTAATCGGGACTATCACCTCACTGGCACGGTATGCGGCAAAGATAAGCCTGCGCTTGAGTTTCAGCATTCCTCCTACTGCTACAAACCGGCCGCGTTGACGACCAGTTTCTACCGTAGGCTTCTACGCAATGTCTGGTAATAGGGCCAACCGCGAGCTTCCGGATGAAACTCATTATCGCGAGAACATGTATAACGACGAAGGCCAGACCGAACCCAGCCCCCATCTCCGCGCCGCCGCTACAGCTAATTTCCCCTGTGTCCACCACCTCTTCGAGGCCCAAGTCCTGCGGTCACCTAAAGCGCTGGCCGTCGATTCCCCGCAGGGAATGTTGACCTATGAAGAGCTCAACTACCAAGCCAACCAGATCGCACGCTACCTAAATGCGCGTGGCATAGGCAGGAACAGCGTCGTAGGACTCAGCATCAACCGGTCCCCGCAGCTCATCGCGGCCATCTACGGAGTTCTTAAGGCTGGAGCGGCCTACGCCCCCCTCGATCTCACCTATCCGCCGGAGCGGCTAACCTTCATGGCTCAGTCCGCCCGCCTCGAGCTCCTCCTCACGGATCGTTCTCAACTGTCCGCTGCGAAGTGTTGGAGCGAAGCAGACTGCGTTGCCGTTGATGAGGCCTGGCCGGAGATCACTCAACTCAGAGGGGAGAACCCCGGCAACGCCAGCAGTGGGGCAGATCTGATTTATGTCATCTATACGTCCGGGTCCACCGGCCGTCCCAAGGGGGTCGCGATGGTGCATCAAGCGATCTCCAACCTGGTGCAGTGGCAGACGAGGCGTTCCCGCAGTCTGCCCTACCCAGCCCGGACGCTCCAGTTTGCTTCACTGAGTTTCGACGTCTCCGCTCAGGAGATTTTCGCCACCACGTGCAGTGGCGGAACGCTTGTCCTCATGGACGAAGGACTCCGCTACGATTCTCCCAGCCTTTGGAGTTACCTAATCAAGCAGCAAATTCACCGACTGTTCCTGCCGTTCATCGCTCTCCAGCAACTAGCCGAGGCGGCCAACGAGTCCACGCAACTTCCCATGACCCTGCGCGAGGTGATCACCGCTGGCGAACAATTGCAGATCACTCCACTGGTGCGCGCGCTCTTTCTGCGACTTCCCGGAACTAGTCTTGATAACCAATACGGGCCCTCCGAAA
Coding sequences within:
- a CDS encoding AMP-binding protein, whose product is MSGNRANRELPDETHYRENMYNDEGQTEPSPHLRAAATANFPCVHHLFEAQVLRSPKALAVDSPQGMLTYEELNYQANQIARYLNARGIGRNSVVGLSINRSPQLIAAIYGVLKAGAAYAPLDLTYPPERLTFMAQSARLELLLTDRSQLSAAKCWSEADCVAVDEAWPEITQLRGENPGNASSGADLIYVIYTSGSTGRPKGVAMVHQAISNLVQWQTRRSRSLPYPARTLQFASLSFDVSAQEIFATTCSGGTLVLMDEGLRYDSPSLWSYLIKQQIHRLFLPFIALQQLAEAANESTQLPMTLREVITAGEQLQITPLVRALFLRLPGTSLDNQYGPSETHVASAHLLPADAASWESLPPIGEAIDGTELHLLDSQNQPVPEGQPGELFIGGICLAQGYLHQPELTAQRFVS
- a CDS encoding class I SAM-dependent methyltransferase → MNCEDRNPAHLPPRGQSHVELWPSTVSVGGDPEYDHFMYAAMAADTHRNDFFLRTFQRSLKGLTVVDVGTGQRATLALLALQAGARKVYAIELLEKPAYRAASLVRELGLSDRISVIWGDAQAIHLPEPVDACISDNLGNIGGAEGWDLLLKSARHLVKPGGRFIPGRCQTLVAGVQMPRSLVNNPRFNPVARYYASRLFERAGYRFDLRLAVSGLQRSMINSTADVFEEIDFNGEPVHESREEIALTILRDSMLDGFALWVRVETIPGETFESLDKSTASWMPVYFPVFDPPISVRAGDIIRATASSNLADDRINRDYHLTGTVCGKDKPALEFQHSSYCYKPAALTTSFYRRLLRNVW